The DNA window CGCGGCTCGAGCCACGATGAGGGTCTGGCGCTGTCGCGCTGTCTGACCTGGGCCGACGCGCTCGCGGGCCGAACCCTCGATCAGCGTTTCTTCCGGCAGTTCCGCGCCACCCTATCTGCCGCCGTAGCAGAGCTCCCCAGCCGAATTCCAGGACGGGATCGGCACGCTTTGGCACTGCTCGACCTGACTCGCATCCTCTTTCTCTACTTCGTTCAAGAGCGCGGCTGGCTCGACGGCCGGCCCCGATTCCTGGCTGAAGAGCTCGATCGGGTGCTCCAGAGCGGGGGCGGGGTCGCGCGTCGTTTGCTGCGCCCGCTGTTCTTCGGCACCCTCAACCGACCGATCGAGCGACGTTCCGCCGCAGCCCGTCACTTCGGGCAGATTCCCTTCCTCAACGGCGGGCTTTTCGAGCCGCACCCCCTGGAGCGTCGGTGGCAGGCAGACCTGTTGGACGGTTTCTGGGTCGACGCGTTCGAGCAGCTGTTCGAACGCTATCACTTTACCATCGGGTCCGAGGCCGGCCCGCGTGCCGCGATCGGCCCCGACATGCTCGGGCGCGTTTTCGAAGGTGTAATGGACCCCGACACCCGCAAGGACACCGGCGCTTTCTACACACCGAGCGCGCTCGTCGACACGCTGATCCGTTCCTCCTTCGAAGCCTGGCTTGCGGGAAAGCTCGGCTGCCCGATCGACGAAGCCCGCACCGAACTGACCGAGCTCACGCCGAGGGCACTCGAAGCACTGCGGGGGGTGACCGTTCTCGACCCCGCGGCCGGGAGTGGCGCCTTCCTGCTCGGCGCGCTCCGCCTGCTCGTCAGGCTCCGGGTCCGCAACGGGGAGGACGCTGCGACCGCCACACGCAGCGTGATTGCCAGCAATCTCTTCGGCGTCGACATCAACCCCAACGCGGTGCACCTGGCCGAGCTGCGACTCTGGCTCGAGGTGATTCGAGCGGATCGCGATGCGCCACCGGAAGCGATACCCCCGCTGCCCAACCTCGATGCCCTGATCCGCCAGGGCGACAGTGTGCTGGAGCGCCACGACCTCCCGGTAGCGCTCCGCAGTTCCGGCACCGACCGGCTTGGGGAGTTGCGCAATCGAGTGCTGACCGCCACCGGCGAAGCGAAACGCGCCGCGGTTCGGGCGCTCCGGCGGGCTGAACACGATGCGATGGACCGCGCGCTGGAGGCTGCCATCGAAAGCCTGGAGCGACGGATCCGAGATCTCGTCGCCAGTGGAACCGGGCAATCCCTCTTCGGCGACGCCTCGACCCTGTCGCGCGCGGGTCGAACGGAGCTCCGCCGCCTCCGCACCGAGCGATCCCGTCTGCGGGCCGCCCGCCGCCGGCTCGTGTCGAACGGGATTCTTCCCTGGTTTCACTTCGGGTCACAGTTTGCCGACCTGATGGGGCGTGGCGGTTTCGATCTGATCGTCGGCAACCCGCCCTGGGTCCGCGCCGAGAGCCTTTCGCCTCGGGAGCGGGAAGGGCTCAAGCGACGCTACGAGTGGTTCCGGGCCCGGCCGTCCTCGCGTCGGGGCTTTGCGCCCGTCGCAGACCTGGCGGTAGCGTTCCTGCAACGGAGCCTCGAGCTGGCGCACCCGACTGGCGTGGTCGGCCTGCTCCTGCCTGCCAAGCTGCTGACCGCCCAGTATGGCACCCTGGCCCGCCACCGCCTGGCCGAACGCCATACGATCCACCTTGCTGCGGACCTGCCCGAGGCGGCCGCCGGGTTCGACGCGCTGGTCTATCCGCTCGCCCTGATCGTCGGGCGCGGAGAGGCGGCAGCGGGGCACCTGACCGCCACGACCTTCAACGGGGGCGGCCGCTTCGTACCGCAGGACAGCCTGTCGGGTGCTCCGTGGAGTACCATCCGCAGCGGCGATGACAGCGCCCTGAT is part of the Gemmatimonadales bacterium genome and encodes:
- a CDS encoding N-6 DNA methylase, whose protein sequence is MTLIDTLESIARLEDLPGLALELRFDPTWHEIGPASFGLDDTSVPRLALVGRQGGLQLIAAQSGQPEAAVQRLARSTSQRGLLALIASFDPLRRRLAFAASVADAPVAVMTTTRLRPVDIRILERGSSHDEGLALSRCLTWADALAGRTLDQRFFRQFRATLSAAVAELPSRIPGRDRHALALLDLTRILFLYFVQERGWLDGRPRFLAEELDRVLQSGGGVARRLLRPLFFGTLNRPIERRSAAARHFGQIPFLNGGLFEPHPLERRWQADLLDGFWVDAFEQLFERYHFTIGSEAGPRAAIGPDMLGRVFEGVMDPDTRKDTGAFYTPSALVDTLIRSSFEAWLAGKLGCPIDEARTELTELTPRALEALRGVTVLDPAAGSGAFLLGALRLLVRLRVRNGEDAATATRSVIASNLFGVDINPNAVHLAELRLWLEVIRADRDAPPEAIPPLPNLDALIRQGDSVLERHDLPVALRSSGTDRLGELRNRVLTATGEAKRAAVRALRRAEHDAMDRALEAAIESLERRIRDLVASGTGQSLFGDASTLSRAGRTELRRLRTERSRLRAARRRLVSNGILPWFHFGSQFADLMGRGGFDLIVGNPPWVRAESLSPREREGLKRRYEWFRARPSSRRGFAPVADLAVAFLQRSLELAHPTGVVGLLLPAKLLTAQYGTLARHRLAERHTIHLAADLPEAAAGFDALVYPLALIVGRGEAAAGHLTATTFNGGGRFVPQDSLSGAPWSTIRSGDDSALIRQTAVAPRLGHQFRIGLGVKTGADAVFVDPKDVCEPELLRPALRGRDIRPFRTVASVRLLWAYDRRGHPLDRLPPLAGAWIGRHRPLLERRADFRSGPLWAVFRTDAVGPLFRVVWADLARQLSATALLSQAEQRTAPLNTCYWLAAPTLESALALTAWLNSQPIRRLARQQATVAASGYFRFNASLVGALPLPTGVLNDAALIAIGKAGHQGMPIDEAALAERVLDLLNNGSA